Proteins from a genomic interval of Trifolium pratense cultivar HEN17-A07 linkage group LG6, ARS_RC_1.1, whole genome shotgun sequence:
- the LOC123890610 gene encoding triacylglycerol lipase SDP1-like isoform X1, with translation MDDISTEASLDLFPIGPTGILGRTIAFRVLFCKSISHLRYQLFIGFLDVFHRFRKFWGPIISWLHPRNPQGILALMTILAFLLKRYSNVKVRAELAYRRKFWRNMMRTALTYEEWAHASKMLDKETPKMNESNFYDVELVRNKLEELRHRRQEGCLRDIIFCMRADLVRNLGNMCNPELHKGRLHVPRQIKEYIDEVSTQLKMVCHSDSEELSLEEKLAFMHETRHAFGRTALLLSGGASLGAFHVGVVKTLVEHRLMPRIISGSSVGSIMCSVVATRSWPELQSFFEDSLHSLQFFDQTGGIFTFVKRVTTFGAVHEIRQLQIMLRHLTSNLTFQEAYDMTGRVLGITVCSPRKHEPPRCLNYLTSPHVVIWSAVTASCAFPGLFEAQELMAKDRSGEIVPYHPPFNLGPEEGSSQVRRWRDGSLEIDLPMMQLKELFNVNHFIVSQANPHIAPLLRLKEFVRAFGGNFAAKLAHLVEMEVKHRCNQILELGFPLGGLAKLFAQDWEGDVTVVMPATLAQYSKIIQNPSYVELQKAANQGRRCTWEKLSAIKANCGIELALDESVAFLNQMKRFKRSAERAASVSHSLPPSTVKFSASKRIPSWNVIARENSTGSLEDFLTDTTAQFNHGVGSSSGATGKNSKYHRNMHDVSDSESESADLNTWTKSGGPLMRTTSADMFIDFFQNLEVGTELNRGTGTGTNFSPRDFQFHSPRFPTSDRCSENSESDQRENGNRVVMNGSSIMVTEGDLLQPERIVNGFVFNVVKKEDLTPSSRSHDYDSYNNDVAECVQIECPGKEMDDAASTTSQNGDDESSTSRTLTEKPDSNPTDNSITDLGKDKSFLDSYSSNDKNTLPRPN, from the exons ATGGATGATATAAGTACTGAAGCTAGTCTTGATCTTTTTCCAATTGGCCCTACAGGCATTCTCGGCCGAACTATCGCTTTCAGGGTCCTTTTCTGTAAATCTATTTCACATTTAAGGTATCAATTGTTTATAGGATTTTTAGATGTGTTTCATAGGTTTAGGAAATTTTGGGGACCAATTATATCATGGTTACATCCTAGAAACCCTCAAGGGATATTAGCATTGATGACAATTCTTGCATTTTTGTTGAAACGTTATAGTAATGTTAAGGTAAGGGCTGAGTTAGCATATAGGagaaaattttggagaaatatGATGAGAACGGCGTTGACTTATGAGGAATGGGCTCATGCATCTAAGATGCTCGATAAAGAGACACCGAAGATGAATGAATCGAATTTTTATGATGTTGAGTTGGTTAGGAATAAGCTTGAAGAATTACGACATCGTAGACAAGAGGGGTGTCTTAgagatattattttttgtatgagAGCTGATCTTGTTAGAAATTTAGGTAATATGTGTAATCCTGAGCTTCATAAAGGTAGGCTTCATGTTCCGAGACAAATTAAGGAGTATATTGATGAGGTTTCTACTCAGTTGAAAATGGTTTGTCATTCTGATTCGGAGGAGCTTTCTTTGGAAGAAAAGCTTGCTTTCATGCATGAAACTAGACATGCGTTTGGGAGGACGGCTTTGTTGTTAAGTGGGGGTGCTTCCCTTGGAGCTTTTCATGTCGGTGTAGTTAAAACACTTGTAGAACATAGACTCATGCCTAGGATAATTTCTGGTTCGAGTGTAGGATCCATTATGTGTTCTGTTGTTGCCACTAGGTCTTGGCCTGAGCTTCAAAGCTTTTTTGAGGATTCATTGCACTCGTTACAGTTTTTTGATCAAACGGGTGGGATTTTTACGTTCGTGAAGAGGGTCACAACGTTTGGTGCAGTTCATGAGATCAGACAGTTGCAGATTATGTTGAGGCATTTAACAAGCAATCTTACGTTTCAAGAAGCTTACGACATGACAGGCCGAGTTCTTGGGATTACAGTTTGCTCCCCAAGAAAACATGAACCGCCTAGATGTCTTAATTACTTGACTTCACCCCATGTTGTTATATGGAGTGCAGTCACAGCTTCTTGCGCTTTTCCTGGCCTTTTTGAGGCTCAGGAATTGATGGCAAAAGATAGAAGTGGAGAGATTGTTCCTTACCATCCTCCATTTAATTTGGGTCCTGAAGAGGGTTCCTCACAAGTGCGCCGTTGGAGAGATGGTAGCTTGGAGATTGATCTACCTATGATGCAGTTGAAAGAGTTGTTCAATGTCAATCATTTTATTGTTAGTCAGGCCAATCCTCATATTGCACCATTATTGCGATTGAAAGAATTTGTACGAGCTTTTGGGGGTAATTTTGCGGCCAAG CTTGCTCATCTAGTAGAGATGGAAGTGAAACATCGATGCAATCAAATATTGGAACTCGGTTTTCCATTAGGCGGGCTTGCCAAGCTGTTTGCTCAAGACTGGGAGGGTGATGTAACAGTTGTTATGCCTGCTACTCTAGCTCAG TACTCGAAAATTATCCAGAACCCTTCTTATGTGGAGCTTCAAAAGGCCGCTAACCAAGGGAGAAGATGCACTTGGGAGAAGCTTTCAGCCATTAAAGCTAATTGTGGAATTGAGCTTGCTCTCGATGAGTCTGTTGCTTTTCTCAATCAAATGAAAAGATTCAAAAGAAGTGCCGAGAGAGCTGCTTCTGTTTCTCATAGTCTTCCGCCCAGTACTGTAAAATTCAGTGCTTCAAAAAGAATTCCATCATGGAATGTCATTGCGCGCGAGAATTCTACAGGATCTCTTGAAGACTTTCTTACAGACACTACTGCTCAATTTAATCATGGAGTTGGTAGTTCCAGTGGAGCTACTGGTAAAAATTCTAAGTACCACCGCAACATGCATGATGTAAGTGACAGTGAATCCGAAAGTGCTGACTTGAATACTTGGACTAAATCTGGTGGTCCTTTGATGAGAACAACTTCGGCAGATATGTTCATTGACTTTTTCCAAAACTTAGAAGTTGGTACTGAACTAAATAGAGGAACGGGAACTGGAACTAATTTTAGCCCTCGTGATTTTCAGTTCCACAGTCCCAGATTCCCAACATCGGATAGATGCTCCGAGAACTCAGAATCTGATCAGAGAGAAAATGGCAACAGGGTTGTCATGAATGGATCAAGCATAATGGTAACAGAAGGTGATCTATTGCAACCCGAAAGAATCGTTAATGGATTTGTGTTTAATGTTGTCAAGAAAGAAGACTTGACACCTTCAAGTAGGAGTCATGATTATGATAGTTA
- the LOC123890610 gene encoding triacylglycerol lipase SDP1-like isoform X2, which produces MDDISTEASLDLFPIGPTGILGRTIAFRVLFCKSISHLRYQLFIGFLDVFHRFRKFWGPIISWLHPRNPQGILALMTILAFLLKRYSNVKVRAELAYRRKFWRNMMRTALTYEEWAHASKMLDKETPKMNESNFYDVELVRNKLEELRHRRQEGCLRDIIFCMRADLVRNLGNMCNPELHKGRLHVPRQIKEYIDEVSTQLKMVCHSDSEELSLEEKLAFMHETRHAFGRTALLLSGGASLGAFHVGVVKTLVEHRLMPRIISGSSVGSIMCSVVATRSWPELQSFFEDSLHSLQFFDQTGGIFTFVKRVTTFGAVHEIRQLQIMLRHLTSNLTFQEAYDMTGRVLGITVCSPRKHEPPRCLNYLTSPHVVIWSAVTASCAFPGLFEAQELMAKDRSGEIVPYHPPFNLGPEEGSSQVRRWRDGSLEIDLPMMQLKELFNVNHFIVSQANPHIAPLLRLKEFVRAFGGNFAAKLAHLVEMEVKHRCNQILELGFPLGGLAKLFAQDWEGDVTVVMPATLAQYSKIIQNPSYVELQKAANQGRRCTWEKLSAIKANCGIELALDESVAFLNQMKRFKRSAERAASVSHSLPPSTVKFSASKRIPSWNVIARENSTGSLEDFLTDTTAQFNHGVGSSSGATGKNSKYHRNMHDVSDSESESADLNTWTKSGGPLMRTTSADMFIDFFQNLENSESDQRENGNRVVMNGSSIMVTEGDLLQPERIVNGFVFNVVKKEDLTPSSRSHDYDSYNNDVAECVQIECPGKEMDDAASTTSQNGDDESSTSRTLTEKPDSNPTDNSITDLGKDKSFLDSYSSNDKNTLPRPN; this is translated from the exons ATGGATGATATAAGTACTGAAGCTAGTCTTGATCTTTTTCCAATTGGCCCTACAGGCATTCTCGGCCGAACTATCGCTTTCAGGGTCCTTTTCTGTAAATCTATTTCACATTTAAGGTATCAATTGTTTATAGGATTTTTAGATGTGTTTCATAGGTTTAGGAAATTTTGGGGACCAATTATATCATGGTTACATCCTAGAAACCCTCAAGGGATATTAGCATTGATGACAATTCTTGCATTTTTGTTGAAACGTTATAGTAATGTTAAGGTAAGGGCTGAGTTAGCATATAGGagaaaattttggagaaatatGATGAGAACGGCGTTGACTTATGAGGAATGGGCTCATGCATCTAAGATGCTCGATAAAGAGACACCGAAGATGAATGAATCGAATTTTTATGATGTTGAGTTGGTTAGGAATAAGCTTGAAGAATTACGACATCGTAGACAAGAGGGGTGTCTTAgagatattattttttgtatgagAGCTGATCTTGTTAGAAATTTAGGTAATATGTGTAATCCTGAGCTTCATAAAGGTAGGCTTCATGTTCCGAGACAAATTAAGGAGTATATTGATGAGGTTTCTACTCAGTTGAAAATGGTTTGTCATTCTGATTCGGAGGAGCTTTCTTTGGAAGAAAAGCTTGCTTTCATGCATGAAACTAGACATGCGTTTGGGAGGACGGCTTTGTTGTTAAGTGGGGGTGCTTCCCTTGGAGCTTTTCATGTCGGTGTAGTTAAAACACTTGTAGAACATAGACTCATGCCTAGGATAATTTCTGGTTCGAGTGTAGGATCCATTATGTGTTCTGTTGTTGCCACTAGGTCTTGGCCTGAGCTTCAAAGCTTTTTTGAGGATTCATTGCACTCGTTACAGTTTTTTGATCAAACGGGTGGGATTTTTACGTTCGTGAAGAGGGTCACAACGTTTGGTGCAGTTCATGAGATCAGACAGTTGCAGATTATGTTGAGGCATTTAACAAGCAATCTTACGTTTCAAGAAGCTTACGACATGACAGGCCGAGTTCTTGGGATTACAGTTTGCTCCCCAAGAAAACATGAACCGCCTAGATGTCTTAATTACTTGACTTCACCCCATGTTGTTATATGGAGTGCAGTCACAGCTTCTTGCGCTTTTCCTGGCCTTTTTGAGGCTCAGGAATTGATGGCAAAAGATAGAAGTGGAGAGATTGTTCCTTACCATCCTCCATTTAATTTGGGTCCTGAAGAGGGTTCCTCACAAGTGCGCCGTTGGAGAGATGGTAGCTTGGAGATTGATCTACCTATGATGCAGTTGAAAGAGTTGTTCAATGTCAATCATTTTATTGTTAGTCAGGCCAATCCTCATATTGCACCATTATTGCGATTGAAAGAATTTGTACGAGCTTTTGGGGGTAATTTTGCGGCCAAG CTTGCTCATCTAGTAGAGATGGAAGTGAAACATCGATGCAATCAAATATTGGAACTCGGTTTTCCATTAGGCGGGCTTGCCAAGCTGTTTGCTCAAGACTGGGAGGGTGATGTAACAGTTGTTATGCCTGCTACTCTAGCTCAG TACTCGAAAATTATCCAGAACCCTTCTTATGTGGAGCTTCAAAAGGCCGCTAACCAAGGGAGAAGATGCACTTGGGAGAAGCTTTCAGCCATTAAAGCTAATTGTGGAATTGAGCTTGCTCTCGATGAGTCTGTTGCTTTTCTCAATCAAATGAAAAGATTCAAAAGAAGTGCCGAGAGAGCTGCTTCTGTTTCTCATAGTCTTCCGCCCAGTACTGTAAAATTCAGTGCTTCAAAAAGAATTCCATCATGGAATGTCATTGCGCGCGAGAATTCTACAGGATCTCTTGAAGACTTTCTTACAGACACTACTGCTCAATTTAATCATGGAGTTGGTAGTTCCAGTGGAGCTACTGGTAAAAATTCTAAGTACCACCGCAACATGCATGATGTAAGTGACAGTGAATCCGAAAGTGCTGACTTGAATACTTGGACTAAATCTGGTGGTCCTTTGATGAGAACAACTTCGGCAGATATGTTCATTGACTTTTTCCAAAACTTAGAA AACTCAGAATCTGATCAGAGAGAAAATGGCAACAGGGTTGTCATGAATGGATCAAGCATAATGGTAACAGAAGGTGATCTATTGCAACCCGAAAGAATCGTTAATGGATTTGTGTTTAATGTTGTCAAGAAAGAAGACTTGACACCTTCAAGTAGGAGTCATGATTATGATAGTTA